Proteins from a genomic interval of Puniceicoccus vermicola:
- a CDS encoding glycoside hydrolase family 16 protein, whose amino-acid sequence MKLLIQTFLSVLAALSLITAQAETAKSLIEFNASDALTRIKPSSEQVTVAVQGDAIAVTIIPESKTYPGVAFLPAAGFWDLSAYGHIEAKIKNTGTERLRISMRVDNEGNWRDAPWNTETIGIPPGETGTVKVIFGLQSGFKPGYALNPAAIKQVLLFTTKSSAVQSFVVESIQAGGNTGEKAPLQPASLSKPKDVSTKPEAGFMLGGKTTFDPDRQLKSVTASMDWSNEPGQPLKLRLSDQHTIQVIELRAPTQKWDLSQHSEVTLKLSNPGSIPLRVCAQLRNGKTEYSDLIVSEGPLLPGERIQLTIPFASTIPWQGPDIVTGEHHKVKDGTGSALKSDRVESVRLTVFHNGDAELAIEEVRAQTPTPTLPEWIGERPPVDGDWVLTFDEEFDGDSIDLTKWRVHGPNYWGHKNLTHWSKDNMIVKDGVAIMRLEKKHGYHNDDPASGHESAYQGGYLDTYGIWAQRYGYFESRMKMPSEPGLWPAFWLMPDRGPETGEQWQRQDTRKHGMEFDIMEHLTRWGPNRFNIALHWDGYHDQHKAIGTSLIYVEPDEEGYITCGLLWTPGKAVFYYNGREVGRWENERVSNVRSVIMFTMPIGGWDNNDIDDSTLPADFLIDYVRVWQRADLASEMDGLFVSSKAQDNQ is encoded by the coding sequence ATGAAACTTCTTATTCAAACATTCCTCTCCGTGCTCGCGGCGTTATCCCTGATCACGGCCCAAGCCGAGACGGCCAAGTCGCTGATTGAGTTTAATGCGAGTGACGCGTTGACACGGATAAAGCCCAGCAGCGAGCAAGTCACGGTCGCCGTCCAGGGCGATGCCATCGCAGTCACGATTATTCCCGAAAGCAAGACCTACCCAGGCGTGGCGTTCTTGCCAGCCGCGGGCTTCTGGGACTTATCCGCCTACGGTCACATCGAAGCGAAGATCAAGAACACTGGAACCGAACGGCTGCGCATCAGCATGCGGGTGGACAACGAAGGCAACTGGCGTGACGCACCTTGGAACACCGAGACCATTGGCATCCCTCCAGGCGAAACCGGCACGGTCAAAGTCATCTTTGGTTTACAGTCCGGATTTAAGCCCGGCTACGCGCTCAACCCCGCCGCCATCAAACAAGTATTACTCTTCACGACAAAGAGCTCTGCGGTACAAAGCTTCGTTGTCGAGTCCATCCAAGCGGGTGGAAATACTGGCGAAAAAGCGCCACTCCAACCAGCCAGCTTGAGCAAGCCGAAAGACGTCAGCACGAAGCCCGAAGCGGGCTTTATGCTGGGCGGCAAGACAACGTTCGATCCGGACCGGCAACTGAAGTCAGTCACCGCCTCAATGGATTGGTCGAACGAACCCGGCCAACCCTTGAAGCTTCGCCTCTCGGATCAACACACCATCCAAGTCATTGAGCTGCGCGCGCCGACTCAGAAATGGGACCTGAGCCAACACAGCGAAGTTACACTGAAACTCAGCAACCCAGGGTCGATTCCCTTGCGCGTATGCGCGCAACTGCGCAACGGAAAGACAGAATATAGCGACTTGATTGTCAGCGAAGGTCCACTGCTCCCCGGAGAACGCATTCAATTGACCATTCCCTTTGCCTCCACCATCCCGTGGCAGGGACCGGATATAGTGACCGGTGAACACCACAAAGTTAAGGATGGCACAGGCTCGGCCTTGAAGAGTGACCGAGTGGAATCCGTGCGCCTGACCGTTTTCCACAATGGCGACGCGGAGTTGGCGATTGAAGAAGTCCGCGCGCAAACGCCCACTCCAACGCTGCCCGAATGGATTGGCGAGCGTCCACCCGTTGACGGCGACTGGGTTTTGACTTTCGACGAAGAATTTGACGGCGACTCAATCGACCTGACCAAGTGGCGCGTTCACGGGCCTAACTACTGGGGACACAAAAACCTCACCCACTGGAGCAAGGACAACATGATCGTCAAGGACGGCGTCGCGATCATGCGCTTGGAAAAGAAACATGGCTACCACAACGACGACCCGGCCAGTGGTCACGAGTCCGCGTACCAGGGTGGCTACCTCGACACCTACGGCATCTGGGCGCAGCGCTACGGTTATTTTGAATCGCGTATGAAAATGCCAAGCGAGCCCGGCCTCTGGCCCGCCTTCTGGCTAATGCCTGATCGCGGCCCTGAAACCGGTGAGCAATGGCAGCGCCAGGACACCAGGAAGCACGGCATGGAATTTGACATCATGGAGCACCTCACCCGCTGGGGCCCGAACCGCTTCAACATCGCCCTGCACTGGGACGGCTACCACGACCAGCACAAAGCCATTGGCACGAGCCTCATCTACGTCGAGCCCGATGAAGAGGGCTACATCACCTGCGGTCTCCTTTGGACGCCCGGCAAGGCGGTCTTCTACTACAACGGCCGGGAAGTTGGCCGCTGGGAAAATGAGCGTGTGAGCAACGTCCGCTCGGTCATTATGTTTACCATGCCCATTGGCGGCTGGGACAACAATGACATCGACGACTCCACCCTGCCCGCGGATTTCCTCATCGACTATGTGCGCGTCTGGCAGCGAGCCGACTTAGCTTCTGAAATGGACGGCCTTTTCGTTTCAAGCAAGGCCCAAGATAACCAATAG